A single region of the Gemmatimonadaceae bacterium genome encodes:
- a CDS encoding transaldolase family protein has product MNIFVESTSVEEIRKSWSAGLADGVMLGGGVRAGITSGAGFELLETIASEFAIPICVEVGAISETDMYNQARELSKISHHIVIQLPLVEDAVGPMHRLSMEGVSVCANFVFNGAQAVLAAKAGASMVRVSLDDLDAQGQTSAGTVSEIRALLEASNCECDVMVASPHTTAQFTECVSAGAQIVSIRPEVLNSLLLHPLTDRGVDRFLSQLGRRSPPRDDT; this is encoded by the coding sequence ATGAACATTTTTGTCGAGAGTACATCGGTCGAGGAAATTCGAAAATCCTGGTCGGCGGGTTTGGCCGACGGTGTCATGCTGGGAGGTGGCGTGCGCGCCGGGATCACTTCCGGCGCCGGATTCGAATTGCTCGAGACCATCGCCAGCGAGTTTGCTATTCCGATATGCGTCGAGGTCGGAGCGATCAGCGAAACCGATATGTACAATCAGGCGCGCGAACTATCGAAGATCTCTCATCACATCGTGATTCAGCTTCCGCTCGTTGAAGATGCCGTGGGACCGATGCACCGCCTCAGTATGGAAGGTGTTTCAGTGTGCGCAAACTTCGTTTTCAATGGTGCTCAGGCGGTGCTGGCGGCGAAGGCTGGCGCATCCATGGTTCGGGTTTCCCTCGACGATCTCGATGCACAGGGCCAGACAAGTGCCGGCACCGTCAGTGAGATAAGGGCATTGCTCGAAGCCAGCAATTGCGAATGCGACGTCATGGTGGCGTCGCCTCACACCACGGCGCAGTTCACCGAGTGCGTATCAGCGGGTGCTCAGATTGTTTCGATCCGGCCCGAGGTTCTCAATTCGCTGCTTCTCCATCCGCTCACTGATCGAGGAGTGGACCGATTTCTGAGCCAGCTCGGCCGGCGTTCGCCTCCCCGGGACGATACGTGA
- the truA gene encoding tRNA pseudouridine(38-40) synthase TruA, translating into MPSRSVQLVLQYDGARFAGWQRQRNVRTVQGALEDCLSRLCEEHIAVTGAGRTDAGVHALGQSAGVRVRDTWDPMELRRALNSILPDDLWVAAAHEMRDEFHARFSASSRAYRYLVGTDENAESPFRRRRELVWRRPLDRAALDTAALALAGRHCFRGFAVRGTAPAADNHICDVHEVSWRDREGGMVFAIRANRFLHHMVRFLVGTMLDIACGRKSAGTLRRLLEAEDNKEVSAPAPAHALYLERVEYPPDLYLSN; encoded by the coding sequence ATGCCGTCACGAAGCGTCCAACTCGTTCTGCAGTACGACGGCGCGCGCTTCGCGGGATGGCAGCGTCAGCGGAATGTGAGGACGGTTCAGGGAGCTCTGGAGGACTGTCTTTCCCGACTTTGCGAGGAGCACATTGCCGTCACCGGGGCCGGTCGCACCGACGCCGGGGTGCACGCGCTGGGACAGTCGGCTGGAGTCAGGGTGAGAGATACATGGGACCCCATGGAACTGCGACGGGCGCTGAATTCGATCTTGCCCGATGATCTGTGGGTCGCCGCAGCGCACGAAATGCGGGACGAATTTCACGCAAGATTCAGCGCAAGCTCGCGGGCGTATCGCTACCTGGTCGGAACGGACGAAAATGCGGAATCGCCATTTCGAAGGCGGCGCGAGCTCGTGTGGCGCCGTCCGCTCGATCGGGCTGCGCTCGATACCGCCGCACTGGCGCTCGCGGGGCGGCACTGCTTTCGTGGCTTCGCGGTGAGGGGCACAGCTCCCGCCGCTGACAATCACATCTGCGATGTTCATGAAGTGTCCTGGCGTGACCGTGAGGGTGGGATGGTTTTCGCCATTCGCGCGAACCGTTTCTTGCACCACATGGTGCGGTTTCTCGTCGGCACAATGCTGGACATCGCCTGCGGCCGAAAGAGTGCCGGCACACTTCGGCGATTGCTGGAGGCAGAAGACAACAAAGAAGTATCTGCGCCAGCGCCAGCGCACGCCCTGTATCTGGAACGCGTCGAATATCCACCGGACCTTTATCTGAGTAACTGA
- the trpD gene encoding anthranilate phosphoribosyltransferase gives MTSIQGFTPLHAAIVKLAHHQQLTRDDAAEAFGVIMRGEASALQIAAMLMGLRVRGENAAIITGVVRALRKVMVRLPAIDPDSLVDTCGTGGGVVPTFNISTAAALLAAGAGVRIAKHGNRSFSSRCGSADVLEALGVMIDAPLASMAAALKDAGIVFMYAPLMHPAMKHVGAVRRELAIPTVMNIVGPLANPAGARRQVVGVADANRVATMAGALADLDAIHALVVHGEPGIDEVSPLGLTQVVEIRDGATTEWTIDPSDYGLAVTDAKELAGGDPRANAQIILDVLGGSGSEGARAATILNAAAAVYVSGRVDSYAAGIKVARDALSGGLGLQALEKLRRASPSSHL, from the coding sequence GTGACGTCGATTCAGGGTTTCACGCCGCTTCACGCGGCAATCGTAAAGCTCGCTCATCATCAGCAGCTGACCCGTGACGATGCGGCCGAGGCGTTCGGCGTGATCATGCGCGGAGAGGCCAGCGCGCTGCAGATCGCTGCGATGCTCATGGGGTTGCGCGTACGCGGGGAGAATGCGGCGATAATTACCGGGGTAGTCAGAGCGCTGAGGAAGGTGATGGTACGGTTGCCGGCAATAGACCCCGACAGCCTGGTCGATACCTGTGGCACTGGCGGGGGCGTTGTACCGACGTTCAACATTTCTACCGCCGCGGCGCTGCTCGCTGCGGGTGCCGGCGTTCGCATCGCCAAACACGGCAACCGTTCGTTTTCGTCTCGATGCGGCAGTGCGGATGTTCTCGAAGCACTCGGCGTGATGATCGATGCCCCACTCGCGTCAATGGCCGCCGCTCTGAAAGACGCGGGAATCGTTTTTATGTACGCCCCGTTAATGCATCCAGCCATGAAGCATGTGGGTGCAGTACGGCGCGAGCTCGCGATACCCACTGTCATGAACATCGTCGGCCCCCTCGCCAATCCGGCAGGCGCGCGAAGGCAGGTTGTAGGTGTCGCAGATGCAAACCGCGTCGCGACGATGGCCGGAGCCCTGGCCGACCTGGACGCGATTCATGCGCTCGTCGTTCACGGCGAGCCAGGAATTGATGAGGTTTCACCGCTTGGCCTTACCCAGGTCGTCGAGATTCGCGATGGCGCCACCACCGAATGGACCATCGATCCATCGGACTACGGGCTCGCAGTGACCGACGCAAAGGAACTCGCCGGTGGTGACCCTCGCGCTAATGCACAAATAATTCTGGACGTACTGGGCGGCAGCGGAAGCGAGGGGGCGCGAGCCGCGACGATACTGAACGCGGCGGCCGCGGTATACGTCAGCGGCCGTGTCGACAGCTACGCAGCCGGAATCAAAGTTGCTCGCGATGCCTTGTCAGGCGGACTCGGCCTCCAAGCCCTCGAGAAGCTCAGGCGTGCAAGCCCCAGTTCCCACCTTTAA
- the lexA gene encoding transcriptional repressor LexA, with translation MSLTKRQREILSFLTEYSGDRGYAPSFEEIAGRFGYSSLATVHEHLSNLQRKGYIKREYNESRAIEVLPSDIYPRALQLPLVGTVAAGMPIEAIQSQEMIDIPDSLVRGGGSHYVLRVRGNSMIDEQIRDGDFVIVNERQSADNGEMVIALVDGNSATVKKLYREKDGRIRLQPANEAMAPIYVHENDISIQGIVVGVVRRC, from the coding sequence ATGTCGCTCACGAAGCGCCAGCGCGAGATTCTGAGCTTTCTCACCGAGTACTCTGGAGACCGCGGATACGCGCCGAGTTTCGAGGAGATCGCGGGCCGGTTCGGCTACAGCTCGCTTGCCACGGTGCATGAGCACCTGAGCAATCTTCAGCGCAAAGGCTACATCAAGCGCGAATACAACGAAAGTCGGGCGATTGAGGTTCTGCCATCAGACATCTATCCGCGGGCGCTCCAGCTGCCGCTGGTCGGAACTGTAGCTGCTGGTATGCCTATCGAGGCGATTCAGAGTCAGGAGATGATCGACATTCCAGACAGCCTCGTGCGTGGCGGTGGCAGTCATTATGTGCTGCGGGTCCGAGGTAATTCCATGATCGACGAGCAGATCCGCGACGGTGATTTTGTAATTGTCAACGAGCGACAGAGCGCGGACAACGGCGAGATGGTAATTGCCCTTGTGGATGGCAACTCCGCGACGGTGAAAAAGCTCTACCGTGAGAAAGACGGCAGGATCCGGCTCCAGCCGGCAAATGAAGCGATGGCTCCCATCTACGTACACGAGAACGACATCTCCATTCAGGGCATCGTCGTAGGAGTGGTGCGTCGCTGTTAA
- a CDS encoding indole-3-glycerol phosphate synthase TrpC encodes MRTRELERAAAARRPVLRLAPALSSAFVAVIAEVKRASPSKGAINSSICAGPQSVAYADGGAAAISVLTEPARFGGSNADLIDVVAASRLPVIRKDFHVEEIQLIEATSLGASAALLIVRALAPERLLEMARTARDLGLEILFEIRDERELERALRAEATIIGVNNRNLETLEIDSSTVLRVLPLIPHHLIAVAESGYLSAGEVERAADAGADAVLVGSIVSSSADPTKAVRALAAIPRRRRSS; translated from the coding sequence GTGCGAACACGCGAGCTGGAACGCGCGGCAGCCGCGCGCAGGCCGGTACTCAGGCTGGCACCCGCCCTGAGCAGTGCTTTTGTCGCCGTGATCGCCGAGGTAAAACGGGCATCCCCGTCGAAGGGGGCCATCAACTCCAGCATCTGTGCTGGCCCGCAGTCAGTGGCATATGCGGACGGGGGAGCCGCTGCGATATCTGTTCTCACAGAGCCCGCCCGTTTTGGCGGAAGTAATGCAGACCTGATCGACGTGGTGGCGGCCAGCCGGCTACCCGTTATTCGAAAGGATTTCCACGTCGAAGAGATTCAGCTTATCGAAGCGACATCACTTGGGGCATCCGCTGCTCTGCTGATTGTCAGAGCCCTGGCACCCGAGCGGCTTCTGGAGATGGCCCGCACAGCGCGCGACCTCGGACTGGAGATTCTTTTCGAAATCCGCGATGAGCGCGAACTCGAGCGGGCTCTCCGCGCCGAAGCGACGATTATCGGCGTCAATAACCGGAATCTCGAAACGCTGGAGATTGACTCTTCGACGGTGCTCCGTGTGCTGCCGCTCATCCCGCACCACCTGATTGCCGTCGCCGAGAGCGGTTATTTGAGTGCTGGCGAGGTCGAGCGTGCCGCCGATGCAGGGGCCGACGCCGTTCTGGTTGGATCGATTGTTTCTTCGTCTGCTGATCCGACAAAGGCGGTCCGGGCCCTGGCGGCCATTCCGCGCCGCCGTCGTTCAAGCTGA
- a CDS encoding phosphoribosylanthranilate isomerase, whose product MTSVKFCGLMRPEDARLAGKLGASHAGVIFAPGSRRRVSTQQAKSVFSALPDSVRKVGVFRDAPLAGIVSTAAEAGLDAVQLHGAFDTAAIRELRALFSGAIWLVAGIDPASRSLSRHVLEIATETDAVLLDTSVAGLSGGSGVAFDWIALANDTHALSAIKPVIVAGGLTPLNVVNAIRALSPAVVDVSSGVEAAPGIKDHNLMRTFAQAVRSAS is encoded by the coding sequence ATGACGTCGGTCAAATTTTGCGGCCTCATGCGCCCCGAGGATGCGCGGCTGGCTGGGAAACTCGGAGCCTCTCACGCAGGAGTGATCTTCGCGCCCGGCAGCCGTCGCCGGGTGAGCACGCAGCAGGCGAAGAGCGTCTTCAGCGCTCTGCCAGACAGTGTCCGGAAAGTAGGTGTATTTCGCGACGCACCTTTAGCTGGCATCGTCTCCACGGCCGCTGAGGCGGGCCTCGACGCGGTTCAGCTTCATGGCGCTTTCGATACCGCGGCGATCCGTGAGCTGCGGGCGCTGTTCAGCGGCGCCATATGGCTTGTCGCGGGCATCGATCCGGCGAGCCGCTCATTGAGCCGGCATGTTCTGGAAATTGCGACGGAAACCGATGCTGTGCTGCTCGACACGAGCGTCGCGGGACTGAGCGGCGGTAGCGGAGTGGCGTTCGATTGGATTGCCCTTGCCAATGACACGCACGCGCTTTCGGCAATAAAACCGGTGATCGTCGCGGGCGGTCTCACGCCGTTGAATGTGGTAAACGCAATCCGAGCGCTATCGCCCGCCGTCGTCGATGTATCTTCTGGAGTTGAGGCCGCCCCGGGCATCAAGGACCACAATCTCATGCGAACGTTTGCGCAAGCGGTGCGTTCCGCGTCCTGA
- the trpB gene encoding tryptophan synthase subunit beta, producing MTASLQNDRFGAFGGRYVPETLIPALDELERAFAGAMSDPAFVREVDEMLSSYVGRPSPLSTAPRLSERVGASVYLKREDLNHTGAHKINNTVGQALLAMRMGKKRIIAETGAGQHGVATATVCARFGLDCTVYMGEEDIRRQSLNVYRMELMGAKVVPVTSGTRTLKDATSEAIRDWVTNVEHSYYIIGSVVGPAPYPLMVREFQSVIGREARQQMLETAGRLPTAVVACVGGGSNAMGIFHPFELDTAVRLIGVEAAGRGLESGEHSASLLKGRPGVLHGALSYLLQDEDGQVQPAHSISAGLDYPGVGPEHAYLRDSGRAEYVAATDADALRGFSMLSRLEGIIPALETSHAIAWVADNSARWNASDAILICVSGRGDKDMAQVTELGMLGG from the coding sequence ATGACAGCATCCCTGCAGAACGATCGCTTTGGCGCCTTTGGCGGACGCTACGTCCCGGAAACGCTCATACCGGCACTCGACGAGCTGGAAAGGGCATTTGCCGGAGCGATGAGCGATCCCGCGTTTGTCAGGGAGGTCGACGAAATGCTTTCCAGCTACGTGGGCAGGCCGTCTCCGCTGAGTACCGCACCGAGGCTGTCGGAACGCGTGGGCGCCAGCGTCTATCTCAAGCGCGAAGACCTCAATCACACCGGCGCACACAAGATCAACAACACCGTCGGACAGGCACTCCTCGCCATGCGCATGGGGAAAAAGCGCATCATCGCGGAAACCGGCGCGGGCCAGCACGGAGTCGCGACCGCCACCGTCTGCGCGCGATTCGGCCTCGACTGCACGGTCTACATGGGCGAAGAGGATATTCGCCGCCAATCGCTCAATGTCTACCGAATGGAGCTGATGGGAGCGAAGGTCGTGCCCGTTACATCGGGAACGAGAACGTTGAAAGACGCGACCAGCGAGGCGATTCGCGACTGGGTCACCAACGTTGAGCACAGCTACTACATCATCGGGTCCGTCGTCGGCCCTGCGCCTTATCCGCTGATGGTGAGGGAATTCCAGTCGGTGATTGGCCGCGAGGCCCGGCAACAAATGCTCGAGACCGCCGGCCGCCTGCCAACGGCAGTCGTTGCATGCGTCGGCGGCGGGTCGAACGCCATGGGAATCTTTCATCCATTCGAGCTCGACACCGCGGTTCGTCTGATCGGCGTCGAAGCCGCCGGGCGCGGTCTTGAATCGGGCGAACATTCGGCGTCTCTTCTGAAGGGCAGGCCAGGAGTCCTGCACGGTGCGCTGAGCTACCTGCTGCAGGACGAAGATGGCCAGGTACAACCGGCGCATTCGATTTCTGCCGGACTCGACTATCCGGGAGTGGGTCCCGAACACGCCTACCTTCGCGACTCAGGACGAGCCGAATATGTCGCCGCGACCGATGCAGACGCTTTGCGCGGGTTTTCAATGCTCAGTCGTCTCGAAGGTATTATTCCCGCCCTCGAAACATCCCATGCCATTGCATGGGTGGCGGACAACAGTGCCAGATGGAACGCCAGCGATGCAATTCTGATTTGTGTGAGCGGACGCGGTGACAAGGATATGGCACAAGTCACTGAGCTCGGGATGCTGGGCGGGTGA
- a CDS encoding HD domain-containing phosphohydrolase: MAEQPAERPRPGLASDAASAAYIRKRGRDFIVSLYGTLRAIKLYPVEHTAVQKTLAELAGIAQEIALRERELEFRVSGEFIFINSTRLRLDLTNYASFGYLLRLCRESGIGTLRVLVDATPRSWLVLLSLIHAGTTEESQERLDEILAHLHSAGVNDLEIAGPVEHESHLESAEELRQAATRTYTQSVAATKDVINSVRMGRTPSIKKIKRVVQGIVDQILNEETSLIGLTAIRDYNEYTFTHSVNVCIFSVALGRRLGMTKIQLFDLGLSALMHDIGKSRVPLGFLHKSAELSVDEWRHIASHPWLGVLVLFQLRGRYDDVSYRAMTVAYEHHMRGDMSGYPKPVRPRSMSMTSKIVAVADGYDAATSRRVYQTIPYPPSAVLQEMRDNPKRGMDPVVVKAFINLLGIYRVGTLVVLGTFELAVVHSANPNQGALSRPIVRLVSDALGNILRPAVSIDLAQQDGNGDYPRTIIKTADPERYGINVGDYFIQ, encoded by the coding sequence GTGGCTGAACAACCTGCCGAACGGCCGCGTCCGGGACTCGCGAGCGACGCAGCAAGTGCAGCTTATATCCGAAAGCGTGGCCGCGATTTCATCGTGTCGCTTTATGGAACCCTCCGGGCAATCAAGCTCTATCCGGTAGAGCACACGGCGGTGCAGAAAACTCTCGCCGAGCTTGCCGGCATTGCGCAGGAAATTGCGCTGCGCGAGCGTGAACTCGAATTCCGCGTCTCGGGCGAGTTCATCTTCATCAACTCAACCCGGTTGCGCCTCGATCTGACCAATTACGCAAGTTTTGGATATCTGTTGCGGCTGTGCCGTGAATCGGGGATCGGTACACTCCGCGTCCTCGTCGATGCGACGCCTCGGAGCTGGCTGGTGCTCCTTTCGCTCATCCACGCGGGAACGACCGAGGAATCGCAGGAGAGGCTCGACGAGATCCTGGCTCATTTGCACTCGGCCGGTGTCAACGACCTCGAGATCGCGGGGCCTGTGGAGCACGAGTCCCACCTCGAATCAGCAGAGGAGTTACGTCAGGCGGCCACCCGTACCTACACGCAGTCGGTAGCGGCCACGAAAGACGTCATCAACTCCGTTCGCATGGGACGAACGCCGAGCATCAAGAAGATCAAGCGGGTGGTGCAGGGCATCGTCGATCAGATTCTCAACGAAGAGACGTCGCTCATTGGCCTCACGGCCATCCGCGACTACAATGAGTATACGTTCACGCACAGCGTCAACGTCTGCATTTTTTCCGTCGCCCTCGGGAGGCGGCTGGGCATGACGAAAATCCAGCTCTTCGATCTCGGGTTATCGGCCCTGATGCACGACATCGGCAAGTCACGTGTTCCCCTGGGATTCCTGCATAAATCGGCCGAGCTGTCGGTAGATGAGTGGAGACATATTGCTTCCCATCCCTGGCTTGGAGTTCTCGTGCTTTTCCAGCTTCGCGGACGGTATGACGATGTTTCGTACAGAGCGATGACAGTTGCCTACGAGCATCACATGCGCGGCGACATGAGCGGATACCCCAAGCCTGTTCGGCCCCGGTCGATGAGCATGACCAGCAAGATCGTTGCGGTCGCCGACGGTTACGACGCCGCAACTTCGCGACGGGTATACCAGACCATTCCCTATCCGCCCTCGGCGGTGCTGCAGGAGATGCGCGACAATCCGAAACGCGGCATGGATCCCGTAGTCGTGAAGGCCTTCATCAATCTGCTTGGCATCTATCGGGTGGGAACGCTCGTCGTGCTGGGCACGTTCGAGCTTGCCGTCGTCCATTCGGCTAATCCGAATCAGGGCGCACTATCGCGTCCAATCGTCCGGCTGGTCAGCGACGCGCTCGGAAATATCCTTCGGCCCGCAGTCTCGATCGACCTTGCGCAGCAGGATGGCAACGGCGACTATCCCCGCACGATCATCAAGACTGCTGACCCGGAACGCTATGGCATCAACGTTGGCGATTACTTCATCCAGTAA
- the trpA gene encoding tryptophan synthase subunit alpha produces the protein MASTLAITSSSKIDQRFADLRESGGKALVCYVTAGYPDIAQSLELLQELEEAGADVIEIGVPFSDPIADGPVIQQSSQHALAAGMNLDRVLDLVARANVAIPTVLFSYLNPLLAAGKDVLSRAADAGIDGVLVTDLPLGADREREDWLGESGLAFIRLVAPTTPAGRMSEIARNGSGFVYLISRLGVTGMQNEIAADLPGTAARLRAATELPICVGFGVSRPEHARAIGRIADGVVVGSALVRATTEGVESALVLTRSLRAALDG, from the coding sequence ATGGCATCAACGTTGGCGATTACTTCATCCAGTAAAATCGATCAGCGCTTCGCCGACCTCCGGGAGAGCGGCGGGAAGGCACTTGTCTGCTACGTCACTGCCGGCTACCCCGACATCGCCCAGTCGCTGGAGCTGTTGCAGGAATTGGAGGAAGCAGGAGCCGACGTCATCGAGATTGGCGTTCCGTTTTCGGATCCGATTGCCGACGGGCCGGTAATTCAGCAGAGTTCGCAGCATGCTCTGGCGGCCGGCATGAACCTCGACCGTGTATTGGACCTCGTTGCGCGGGCAAACGTCGCGATTCCGACCGTTCTCTTCAGCTATCTCAATCCGCTTCTTGCGGCAGGAAAGGATGTGCTGTCTCGAGCCGCCGACGCCGGAATCGACGGGGTGCTGGTGACGGATCTGCCACTGGGCGCTGACAGGGAAAGAGAAGACTGGCTGGGGGAAAGTGGGCTCGCCTTCATTCGGCTGGTTGCGCCAACGACGCCCGCCGGCCGGATGTCAGAGATTGCCCGCAACGGAAGCGGCTTTGTTTATCTGATCAGCCGTCTTGGAGTTACCGGCATGCAGAATGAAATCGCTGCCGATCTGCCTGGCACGGCAGCGCGACTGCGGGCCGCCACGGAATTGCCGATCTGCGTCGGCTTCGGTGTATCCCGTCCAGAACATGCTCGCGCGATTGGCCGGATCGCCGACGGTGTGGTTGTAGGCAGTGCACTGGTTCGCGCGACAACCGAGGGCGTCGAGAGCGCGCTGGTGCTCACGCGCTCGCTTCGTGCGGCGCTGGATGGGTAA
- the panB gene encoding 3-methyl-2-oxobutanoate hydroxymethyltransferase, translating to MAEGGTPGRKVTIREIAKMKPEGRRIVVVTAYDVLFARLVDSSGVDVVLVGDSVGNVVAGFETTLPVTLDNMIYHGSAVRRGVQRALLVVDMPFLTYQASQESAILNCGRVMQETGADAVKLEGGSAEIVATIAALTRIGIPVMAHLGFTPQSIRMMGMRVQGREASDADRMVEQARAIEEAGAFSIVLELVPGALAARVTESVSIPTIGIGAGPSCDGQVLVLPDLLGLNESFSPRFLKRYAELGSVVRSAVGNYADEVRAGQYPSADHSN from the coding sequence ATGGCTGAAGGAGGCACTCCCGGCAGGAAAGTGACGATCAGAGAGATCGCGAAGATGAAGCCGGAGGGACGCAGGATTGTCGTCGTCACTGCGTACGACGTGTTGTTCGCCCGCCTCGTCGACTCCTCGGGAGTCGACGTCGTGCTGGTTGGCGATTCAGTGGGTAACGTGGTGGCAGGGTTCGAAACGACGCTGCCCGTGACGCTCGACAACATGATCTACCATGGCTCCGCCGTCAGGCGCGGTGTACAGCGTGCATTACTCGTCGTCGACATGCCGTTTCTCACGTATCAGGCAAGTCAGGAAAGCGCGATCCTGAACTGCGGGCGGGTGATGCAGGAGACCGGCGCCGATGCGGTTAAGCTCGAAGGCGGCAGCGCAGAGATAGTCGCGACGATTGCCGCGCTGACGCGAATCGGGATTCCGGTAATGGCTCATCTGGGATTTACGCCTCAGTCCATACGGATGATGGGGATGCGTGTACAGGGAAGGGAAGCATCGGACGCCGACAGGATGGTGGAGCAGGCCAGGGCGATTGAAGAGGCAGGCGCATTCTCGATCGTTCTCGAACTGGTACCAGGCGCGTTGGCCGCTCGTGTGACCGAATCCGTATCTATTCCGACAATTGGCATCGGAGCTGGTCCATCCTGTGATGGGCAGGTGCTCGTGTTACCAGATCTGCTGGGGCTCAACGAGAGTTTTTCGCCGCGTTTTCTCAAACGCTACGCGGAACTTGGCAGTGTCGTTCGGAGCGCTGTCGGCAACTATGCTGATGAAGTGAGGGCTGGTCAGTATCCGAGTGCCGACCATAGCAACTGA
- the panC gene encoding pantoate--beta-alanine ligase, protein MPTIATDMVRVSTVEALRDSLADVRRNRRTIGFVPTMGALHAGHASLIDRARSSSDMVVTSIFVNPLQFGPSEDYTRYPRPIEDDENLARACGTDVLFTPTVSEMYPVQPTVTISAGRAAARWEGEIRPGHFDGMLTVVAKLFNMVNPHFAVFGQKDLQQVALVGTMVRDLSMTLSVIVAPTVRDEAGLAMSSRNRFLTTAEKTRALVLRRALNAARLAYRNGETDPRALEAAGMDVFRLEREVQMNYFAVVDRQTFEPATGGESREPAGVWAAITAARVGETRLIDNVILDQTDGN, encoded by the coding sequence GTGCCGACCATAGCAACTGATATGGTTCGCGTTTCGACGGTGGAAGCTTTGCGCGACTCGCTGGCGGATGTCCGCAGGAATCGCAGGACAATTGGATTTGTGCCGACAATGGGCGCGCTTCACGCCGGCCACGCAAGCCTGATCGATCGCGCCCGCAGCTCGTCCGACATGGTCGTGACGAGCATCTTCGTCAACCCTCTTCAGTTCGGCCCCAGCGAGGATTACACTCGCTACCCGCGGCCTATCGAGGATGATGAGAATCTGGCGCGCGCCTGCGGTACAGACGTGCTATTCACGCCGACCGTCAGTGAGATGTACCCAGTGCAACCCACAGTAACAATCTCCGCTGGCCGGGCTGCCGCGAGATGGGAAGGCGAGATACGCCCGGGACACTTCGATGGCATGCTGACGGTAGTGGCAAAATTATTCAACATGGTGAACCCACACTTTGCCGTATTCGGGCAGAAGGACCTCCAGCAGGTTGCACTCGTCGGCACGATGGTTCGCGATCTCAGCATGACGTTATCAGTGATCGTCGCGCCCACGGTGAGGGACGAAGCCGGGCTTGCGATGTCGAGCCGTAATCGCTTCCTGACGACGGCGGAAAAAACGCGTGCGCTCGTTCTCAGACGGGCGCTGAATGCTGCGCGGTTGGCGTACCGCAATGGGGAAACAGATCCCCGCGCACTCGAAGCGGCAGGGATGGATGTATTCCGCCTGGAGCGCGAGGTGCAGATGAATTATTTCGCTGTCGTCGACCGGCAGACGTTCGAGCCCGCTACCGGCGGAGAGTCACGGGAACCCGCCGGAGTCTGGGCTGCGATTACCGCAGCGCGGGTGGGCGAAACGCGGCTTATTGACAATGTGATCCTCGACCAGACAGATGGAAACTGA
- a CDS encoding LytR C-terminal domain-containing protein has translation MKPGRWIVLAIVVATAGWYGARFYKGSHVFGKPAAAEVVAGRLVPPNIRIKVEVLNATRTRGLARRATLFLRDRGFDVVAVGTAREQRSQTLVIDRSNHPAWAQLVGGAFGARVESRPDSLRYLDVTVLVGADWRPPPLPFYP, from the coding sequence GTGAAGCCGGGGCGGTGGATCGTCCTGGCCATCGTTGTCGCGACCGCCGGGTGGTACGGTGCCCGTTTTTATAAGGGCTCCCATGTATTTGGAAAGCCTGCCGCTGCTGAGGTCGTCGCCGGGCGGCTCGTGCCGCCGAATATCCGCATCAAAGTGGAAGTGCTCAACGCTACGCGGACGCGAGGTCTGGCCCGCCGCGCCACGCTCTTTCTGCGCGACCGCGGCTTTGACGTGGTCGCGGTTGGAACTGCGCGCGAACAACGCTCCCAGACGCTTGTGATTGACCGGTCGAATCACCCCGCATGGGCCCAGCTCGTAGGCGGTGCGTTCGGCGCACGTGTGGAATCCCGGCCCGACAGTCTACGCTATCTGGATGTTACCGTGCTCGTCGGCGCTGACTGGCGCCCGCCGCCGCTGCCGTTCTACCCTTAG